One Campylobacter massiliensis DNA window includes the following coding sequences:
- a CDS encoding class II aldolase and adducin N-terminal domain-containing protein: MDLKYCASEISNIALSMFRKNFFGVFHGSISARIQHDSFLINKRTTIFDNLKEEDLIMLNSKRDYRWNDASIDADIHLNIYKNINEAKYICYAMPPYLTAYTLGHSFIRPRDYFGYIKHHEIPIYDPKQFDDWYERADTEIYRYMLENKTNIMVIKGYGVYVHSRTSYQLAKDVAILENTCKLLSVAHLYESERN; the protein is encoded by the coding sequence ATGGACTTAAAATACTGCGCAAGCGAGATCAGTAACATCGCTCTTTCGATGTTTAGAAAAAACTTTTTCGGCGTCTTTCACGGCTCTATTTCGGCTAGAATTCAGCACGACTCTTTTTTGATAAATAAAAGAACAACGATTTTCGATAATCTCAAAGAAGAAGATCTCATAATGCTAAACTCAAAAAGGGATTACCGCTGGAACGATGCTAGCATAGACGCGGACATCCACCTAAATATATACAAAAATATAAATGAAGCCAAATATATCTGCTACGCCATGCCGCCATACCTAACGGCTTATACTTTGGGACATTCTTTTATTCGCCCGAGGGATTATTTCGGCTACATCAAACATCACGAGATCCCGATTTATGATCCAAAACAGTTTGATGACTGGTATGAACGCGCAGATACAGAAATTTATCGTTATATGTTAGAGAATAAAACTAACATAATGGTCATCAAAGGATACGGCGTATACGTGCATAGCAGGACCTCGTATCAGCTGGCAAAAGACGTCGCAATCCTTGAAAATACGTGCAAATTGCTAAGCGTAGCGCACCTTTACGAGTCGGAGCGCAACTAA